TTCATTAAATGTGCCCTTAGTCAGGAAGAAATAGCCATATTCCTTCAACCGCTGGACCTTCTCCAGAAGAAGCTGGTGTTCCTGCCCATCAATGATAACTCCAACCAGGTCGCTGGGGGCACCCACTGGAGCTTGCTGGTTTATTTCAGGGACAAGAAGTGCTTCGCCCATTACGATTCCCACAGTAAATGCAACTCTGTCCACGCCAAGCAAGTGGCAGGGAAGCTGGAGGCCTTTTTGGGCAAGAGAGGGGGCAAAGCAACCTTCGTGGAGGAGAAGGCGCCTGCCCAGCAGAACAGCTATGACTGTGGGATGTACGTGATCTGCAATGCCGAGGCTCTCTGTCAGGGATACTTCAGGGACCGGCCGGAGCCTTTGCTGCAGCTCCTCACCCCCTCCTACATCACGCAGAAGAGATCCGAGTGGAAAGCCCTGGTCACGAAACTGGCACAGAAATGATGGAGATGCAGCTCTGGTTCCGCCCCCCCTGCAAAAACTGCCTTCCCCATCCACGAGGCAGCACCCCCAGTGCCTGAGGGAGATGCTCATGCGCAGGATTGTCCcaaagaagaagaatgtaacccCTCCAGCATGGCTACACCCCCCAAACACCCCCTTCCCTTCTGGAAAAGCCTTAGTCCCTTCTGGAATTCACTGGCCTTTGAACTTCTAATGAGAAAAGTcactttcctttcaaagaaaccCTCCTCTCAATGGTGAAGTTTTACACTAATTGCTGTGGCAAAATGGGTTGCTAAAGAGACTTCTCCACCTTTGCCCAGCAGGCAACACGCCCTCATTTGGTGGCTTTAATTGGCCACAGGCGTTGCTGTTCCAAGCCCGGTTTAGCAAATGCCCTTTAAAACCGAGCCCCCAAATGCTTTATCGTGGCTATTCTAATTTGTGCCTCCCGCTAGTGGTATTTGAGCAGCCTAGGATTTAGCAGCAAGGATGTTTTTACCCCTGAAAACCTGATGCTGGAATGTCGATGTCAAAAGACGAGACTCCCGAGGAAATGCTACGATTAATTAAAGAACGGGGCAAAATCAAAATCAGTTTTCTTCAGATAGATGCTCCTAGGCTGAACAGcgatcgctttttttttttgtcccccacCCCTGCTCGCTCTTATTACAAATTAAAACCTGACTCTGAACTGCTGGAAGATTAATAGGAAGCTGAGAAACCCAATCCTAGGAAAGGAAACTTAATTGAGATGAAAAGTGACACTCACTCTTTGAAGttgagttgtggggttttttttccattatgattTTAGGTCGTCTCCATTTGGGGAGGGTTCGTCAGCGCTCCCCAGCCCTCGTTAGTGTTCGCTGTGCTCAGAGCGTACGAGGCGGTCTCTGCTTCCTCTAGCACAAAACCAGTTCTGTTACTCCAGATAAAAAACACACCAGGGAGAACAAAAGGACAGAGTTTGAGGTATAAAAGCCAAAGATAACCGCCATCTCCTTGAAACCCAAGAATTCCTTAATACGCTTCTAATCGAAACACTTTTCCTCCTGTGCTGGGTGATGCCTGGGATCTCAGAGCAGATCCTCTCGTTAAGACAGGCTTAGcagtggggaaaataaaaattaaaatgagacgTAGTTGCAGGATAATCTCTAACCTCCTGAGCAGCAAAGCGCAGGTTGCTCAGGTGGCGTCTGGCAGAGCAACCGCCCCCCAGCACACCAACGGGATCAGGGAAATCCAGGTTAAATACAGCCCTCGGAAAAGGGGGAAGGATTAATTTGAACTTCGCCCATCTTATTGCCaacccagccccacggcatgttTACCAGCGCAGCGCTGAGGGCGATGAACTGTAGGAAGGTCTTAAACTTCCCTTGTTGCTGAAGGTAAGTAGCCACAGCCCAAAACACTCTCCAAAAAACACCCGAGCAAACTCACACGGACAGCGGAGGGGCAAAACGAGGGTCAGGATCGTTCCCGTCCTTCCGAGGCTGCCCAGAGGGGAGAGCAGCCAGCGGGCCAGGGCATCCCTCCCAGCACCAGCCCTCCCTGGAAAACCCCTTCCACTGTGCTCGGACGGAGCTGAAATGGCATTGAGCCGCTCGCTGAAGGGGATTCGCGTGGGGCTTCGCTGGAGCAACATCACTGCCACGGCGGGAGGCTGCCTTTCTCCCAGGTCCGGAATAAACCTCAACCAAACCGTGCGCTTGTCAGCATTGTCCCGTCTCTTGTGTAGGTACTTGCTAACAAGCGGTGGCTCCCGCTGCCCCACAGTTTCTTGTGTGATGGTGTCGCGGCCACGAGGGTGTCACAGAGCCTCGGGTCCCCGCGCCCTGCAATGGGTGAAACCGAGCAGAAATGGGTCTTGGGAGAACCAGCGAGCCCGGGGACAACTCCGCTAGCGCCTTGCGCCATAGCAGGGAGGCCATATGGGCTGATTTACTCTCCTAATCCTATTTTAACGGGTGGAtttgggctggggaggagcgcggggagaggggaggcaggaaggcaggatTGTGGGTGCGACCAGGGAGGCATCGAGGGGGACTCAAGAGCAGGGGCTGTGCTCAACCAGGAGGCAACCCGCGTTCCTTTTCTCTGTCCCCGAGGGATGGTACAGGGCTGCCAGAGCCGGCAAGGTGAGCACCCAGGGCCATTTCCTGCACCCGAGGCTTTTACGTGGCATTTCtttacacaaagaaaagcaaataagctCAAGCAGGGCGTCACCGGGAGAGCAAACACGCCACCGACCAGGGAGGCAAacaccagctggaaaacaaaaccgGAGCCTTGGAACCATCCCCGGGCAGCAGGGACCCCCCAGACCACACTGGGGGCTTGCCCCTGGCTCCCCCAAACCTCCACATCGGCCGACTGCACCCATGGGTTGTTCCACCGCTGGCTTTAACCAAAGGGTCCCAAGAGGAGCCAAGGTGGCCGTCACCACTGTCACGCGCCTGGCCTGGTCTCGGTACAGGGACAAGGGACCCCCACGCACCTGCTTTGTATTGGGTGCTGTGGAGCACCCAGAAAacacaagaccaaaaaaaaaccctcaatccTACACCTCTAAACCTCATTTTTGGGGCCATAAGCCCCAAAGTTTGAGGTTGAACCCGTTGATTGCCaacttgtttttttgaaaaaaaaaaaaacaaccccaaaccctccAAGCCTATTTCGGCAGCCACACCAGCAAAACGAGCTGGGCCAGTCCCCGGCGGGGACTGGGTGGCAGCGGGACGACCCCTTTCATCTGCCGGGTCACCCGTGGAATCAAAGGTTCTGACGGCCCTGTAACGCCGGGGCTTTGAAGCAGCTTCGATCCTTTGGCCAGAAACACGGCCGAATCACAgacatcccctccccagcaccgcgGCTGCTAAATCTCCCGAAAAATGGGGTGACAAGGTTAAATCCAGCCATGGCGGTGACACCGTTGTGGGGTGACACCACTCTGGTCCCCATTTAGCCAACACCATCCCCGCTGTGGCCTTCACGTGGGGCCATTTTCCTGCATTCTGCTGCGCGGGCCGGGCTGGAGGGGGAATTCAGGTTGCGGATCctcgggggaggaggaggaggaggaggaggaggaggaggaaggctcgcCCCGCCCCAGGAGGCTGCGGCTGCAGCTCAGCACCCTCCCTGGGCATCCGCTGTCCCCAAGGAGGCCCTGCCACCAGCTTGAGTGTCACGTCCCGCAGTCTCTGCTGCCATCTAGTGAAAGAACCTCCCTGTCCCCTGCGCCCGGAGCATCCCTGGGTGTCCCCCAAAAGCCCCCCCCGGtcaccctgccccagccagggctgcacctcctgcctgctgtcCCCCCCTGGCATGGCCAGGGTGACAGGCAGGGTGACACGCAGGGTGACCTGATGTGGGGAAACGACGCTGAGCACCCACCAGCATTCCAGTGGCGCTGGACCACGCAGCATCCCTCCAGCCGGCCCTATGGGGTGTGACAGCGGGGGCCACACGGCCCCAGGCCCACCAGCACTGTGCCAAAGGGAGGACAAGGTGATGCCACCTGTCCCCAAGCCCACAAAAGGACAGGTCTGCCCCCACATAATCCATGTCCTCGGGACGTGGCCAACAAAGGGCCACCGGGACAGCCCAGACTCTGTGGTAGCCCAGCCTGGCACCACCGCAAGGACGCTGGCAGCAGATAGGGACATACTAGAAaatcctggttttattttcatttaaaagccaTTCTGAGCCCGGAGGGAGCAGAGAGCTCTTCCCCGGGGCTCAGGGATTTGGCCCCATCAGCACTTgtagttctcaaaaaaaaactggaaagaaaaccaaagtaaaTGACACAGGTATCACCTGCCGTCCCAGCACAATCCTGGAGGCTGCGGGACAAATCCTGTGGCACTCGGCTCCGCGTGGTGATGAGGAGAACACAAACCAGAGCACAGACACGTTGCGATCCGGGACGCTCACCGGTGCCAGCCACGGGTTCCTTTCAGGATGTCTTAATGAGGTGAGCGGGGCTAACGAAGCCCTGGTCCAGCACCATTCCCAGGTGCGGTCCCCAGTGAGGACCCTAAAGTGCTTTGCAGGgggacgcacacacacacgcacgctgAGACGCCCCGGTGCTCCAGAAGGGACGGGTTGGGGGGGCCCATAAGGAGCCCAGCAGAGCCGGGGGGACCCCAGTTTGTACCCCCACCCTTGGATGCCAGGATAGGTGATGCCCCCACAGGGCTGGTGGCCACTATCTCCCCGTCCCTGCAGACTGAGAGGGGGATGAACGGGCAGGttcagcccagagctgctgcccaggcttcacccagagcagcagcagcaactcagCCACATTTCTGGGCGTTCCCAGTGAGCCTTAGGTCATCTTTTAACAGGAAAAACCCAAGTCTGGAATAAAAAATGGCGCCCATTTTAGCAGCAAGTCCTACGGGGAGGTCCAACCGCCCGGCAGCCCCGAGCCATCGTCCCGTGTTATGGCACAGCAGCGTCCTGGGGAGAAAACAGGTTTCCAGCGGGACAGGGAGTTGGCACCGGTGGCCATCAGCCGGCCGGGCGGTCCTGCCGGCAGCGGGTGCCAGTAGGAAGAGAGAAGATGCTTGGTCCCATTTTATCGGCCGAGGGAAAGCCAGGCCACGTGCAACGGCCACGGCCTGCAGGACGCAGCACCGGGATCCGTCTGCGGGGTGGCCCGGTCTTGGCGTCCATCCTCAGCCAGTGCCGGGGTAACGGTCACCTGCAAGCACAGAGCGAGGTAAGATGGAGTGAGCAGCCACGGAGGCACCATCCCCCAGCCTGGTGACTGGGTCCCATGGGCACAAGgagggagacacccccccccacgaTGTCTCCAACCCAAGGGAACCCAGTCCTCTCCATCCCTTGCTGGTGCCCACAGTCGCATTAGCCCCAGGGCACAGCCCAGCTCCACCGAGATGTCCTGGTGCTTCCTCCAACCGGGGGACCAGCCCCAAACCTGCAAGGAAGCCTTGTCCCAAGGGCTCAAAGTCTCAGGGACAGCAGAGATTTCCCCGGTCACTCAAAGCAGTGGGATCATCTGCTGCACAGGGATGGCCCTTCAGGGTCTGCCGTCAGCcatgccagcagcaggcacaggatAAGGGACACAGCATCCCTGGGACATGTCACGGAGGGGAGCTGTTGTTCTTTGCACCACAGCCCTCGGGTTCTCCACTGCATGCAGTGTGACCCACCTGCTCCAAAGTGTCCCCGTGGGTCCCTCACCTCCTGTGCCCGCGGGAGAGGTAGTCCCGGTtcagagagcagagctgctgctccagacGGAAGATGCGAAACGCCAGGTATGAGGAGGACACGACCAGGAGGCagatgctgggagcagaggaacaAGCAGAAGCGCTCAGTGGCTGGTGGTTGAGACAGATGCTCCCAGTGTATGCCCCGTCCTCCCCACGCCGCGGCCACCCTCAGCACACTTACAGCACGATGAAGATCTTCAGGAGCTGGTAGTCAGAGGGCCTGAGCTCTGCCACGCAGCTCTGCtccacctccagctcctcctcggTGTTTATTGCACTTTCTGAAATGCAAGCCAAGAGTCAGCAGCACAGCCACGCTGGGAAGGTGCTCACACTCCTCCAGCAACCGGGAGTCTTCAAGCATCAAATATTCCTCTCCCACAAGCTAACGCGGGCCGCACGGTGTTACAGGCACACACTGAGGGCTCAGACCCCTCAGCCAGGAGACCCCATCACATCCCCAGgaccccatccccagctcccagACTCAACCCTGCTCGTCTACAAGGCAGAAACCCCCTCGGCGAGAGCAGAGGATGGATGAACATGTATTTATGGAGTTTTACGTCCAGCACCATGTGCGGGGCAGGGCACAAACCCACGTCCCTGGGTGAGACGCAGCCCTCACCCGAAACCAGGGGCTCCTCGGAAGTGAAGCTCTCCTTGGTGCTCAGGCTGCTGATGGAGGTCCGGTGGATGCACTGGTAGTCGGCGTCCGGCAGCGACAGTGACAGCGAAGCGGGTGACACCTTCCTCCACTTGCCCTCGGGGACGATGACCTCCTGCGGGAACAGCCCCGGGTGAGAAGTGCCGCAGTTTCTCCCATGAAACTAGCAGTGCCGAGGATACGGTGGGGCCAGATTTGGACTCGAACCTTACGGTACCATCTGGTACCAGCTGGTACCAGCACATTCAAAACATCATCTTAAGGGGGAGCTGGTCCTCCACGATGGCCCCGTGGGGATGCAGGTTCCTACTGCCATAGGAAGGGCCTGCCCTCGCGCCCCACACCTGCCCCAAATACCGACTGCTGCTTCCTTCACCCCTTGGTTTGAAGCTCAGAGTGGTCACCCATCATCCTCCGAgagcccctcgccccgcccccgGGGCTCAGCATCCCCGTCCCAGCCCATCCGGAAAGGTACTGAGCAGGGTGGCAGCCAGCACAGAGAGGGGTTCCCCCACCGGAGAGTCCCtgaggctggagctgctggagggctACAACCCTCAGAAGCACTGGGAGATGCTGCCAGCCTGGATCACTCCCGCTTCACCCCTTGAAAAGCACCTTCAACCCCTGGGATGCCACCAGCCCACAGGGGACATCCCACTTGTCACCTCCTGGGCCAGCATGCAGGGCCAGTGGCCCGCAAGGGCCACCCCGATTGTCACCTCCTGCACCCAGCCAGATGCGCAGGGCCACCAGCCCATGGAGGACACCCTGCTCGGCGTCCCCATGTGGCCCAGCACAGCCGCAGCACCAACAGCTTCATGACCAAGCAGAGACGGGGACGGGCCACCCATGCTTCATGGAGAGGACACTGTTGGCCAGGCTGGCAGCCGCTGCGGGCAGAGCCGGGCCCTGCCAagctcccagggcagcaggatgcGGCCCCTCGCACTCCCTCTGTCACACCGTGGTTCGGCAGGCTttttcctctccagcctcccagcCATCCCATATGTTTTTGGGTAATTCAGCCACATTTCCAGCCTGTTATCCATATTCACAGCTGTGAAGAGCATCAGCCGGCGGGAGTGGCGCGGCAGCATTTTCCACATTGCCCCAAAGTATTTCCATCTGTAAATGCACCCCAGGGACCAACCAGCCGGATCACAGGCTCGTGCTCAGCTGGGGGCTGTCTGAATCGTCCTCTTGACCCGTCCCTTTCTGCCAAGTCGGGGTGTGAGGATCCCAGAGAATGAGCTCTGAAGGCGATGGCCGCATCCTTGCACAACCTTTCTCAGCAGCGAGGGGAGAGAACCGACTCCGCACCCTGCAAGTGGCTGCCGGCTGAACCTCAGCATGCCAGGAAGGCGTTAAACCCACCGAGGGGGCCGGGCGGCCGCTCTCCTGCCCACGGGGTGAGTTCGTGGGggtccttccctctcccagagcTGCCCTGAGCCTCACCAGCGACACGGCGTCGGGCTCCTCCGTCAGCTCCTTCAAACTCAAGCTCTTCTTACTGGAAAcctggaggggagaaagaaacGGGTGTTACGGAATCAGAGCGGTTTGGGTcagaagcgaccttaaagatcatccagttccaatcccctgccctgggcagggacacctcccaccagcccaggctgctccaagccccatccaacctggccttggaacacctccagggatggggcagacacagcttctctgggcaacctgggccaggggctcaccaccctcaccacaaatgatttttttctcacatctcatctaaaccCCCCTCTTTCAGATTagaaccgttccccctcgtcccatggctcccctccctgatccacagtccctccccagccttcctggagcctttagggactggaaggggctcgagggtctccccggagccttctcttctccaggctgaactccccccagctctctcagcgttACGGTGTCGCCTTTCCCTGCTTCAACCTGAGCCAGAAAATTGAATTTTGATGTTTCTGGCAAGTCTACAAAGAGCAACTGCTTAAAATTTCCAAGAGTGGGGATTTTGTGGCCAAAGAAAAGCACCCATTGGAGGACGTGGCACCCCACCGCCGCTTCCTGCTACCGAAAACCCTATGGGACCACGGCTGAGCAGAGGGCTCCTGCACCAGTCTTGGCTCCCGGAGGAGGGGATAAACCAtcgggagggggaaaaaaaaaaaaaggaaatacctgggcagagcccagcacaTTTCAAAGAATGAATTGCCCAGTTGGGCAACGGGGCTGAGTCACCCCAGTCGCCGCCCAGGCAGAGCCGCACACACCCTTCGGGGCGGGAAAGGGCTCTGGCACCGGGCGTCCCACGTGCTTtgaaggcagggagaagaggagatcCCCACAACCCTCCTCTCCAGTTCCAGGGCTGATGGATTTCTTCCCCCACCTCAGGCTTTTTAATtcaattcaattttttaattttttttttaatttgtaccaTTTTTCCTCCCCTTGAAACTTTACATCCggggaaaaagcagcaatgtGGGGAGTGGCAGAACTAGTATTACTATCAGATTATAAATAATTCATACACACGCCCTGGGAGAGAGCAGAAACTCCGGGCTCTGCCTCCGTCATCCGTGACCCAGAAAAGGCCACCAGCGGCTCACGGGGACAGGACACCCACGCGACAGGACAGCGGGGACGGGCTCTGCCCCGACGGGATGCTCAGGAGCATGTCAAGAAACAGCCATCGTCATTTTGAACTATGGAACGGGGACAGCATGACAGTCCCCTGCATCGGGGATGATGAGGATGCAGCAGTGTCATGAAGTGCTGCCGTTCTCAGCGGGCTCCTGCCCCTCTTCCTGTCCCTTGCTGCAGAGCAAGGATGCTGAGAAGAGGCAGCAGGCACCAGGGAGGGCTTTGGGAGCAGTCCAAAGCCTTTGTGGAGATGGCAAAGAGCTTTTGCTCCCCGAGACGCAGCCCAAAGGGAGCTTGTGACTATCGAAACGGTGTCAGTCACAGGGCGGACGGTACCTGCAGGTGTGTGCAGACCCTCCTCAGGACGTCGTAGACGCTGTCGCGGGAGATGAGGGACACAAAGATGTactgcaagagaaagagagaagctgctgggagAAATTCGCCCCCATCCCAAGTCCAGTTCCCCACAGGTAGGGGACAGGCAGACAGAGACGTCCTGCCCTTGAATCCCCACTCCTTTGGCAGCCGCGTCCCCCCCGCAGGCATCTCCCCACAGAGTTTCCCTGCTGTTATTTTTGCAGCCTGCTAAAACCTGGACCAGATTTTTTTGGGGCCAGTTTCGCTCGGCTGCTGTCCCCACAGGGCCTCCTGTGCTCAGCCCAGAGGGACGCAGCAGCAAACGGGGCCGGGACCGACGGAAAACATCCCCAGGGATTggcaggaggggacacagggcagcGCTCACCTTGCCCAATGCAGAGCCCACGCCACGCACAGAGCAGCCTTGCAACCAAATGGCTTTGAATGCCCAAATCCTGTCTTGTGCCACCCCCTGCTAAAATCCCACAGGAACAACTTCCTCCCAAAATCCCACAGGAATAACCCCCTCCCTGGCAGGCGATGGGGCAGGCGGGGACTTGGACGCACTGAGCAGGCCTACGTCAGCTCACTGCAGCCGACAACACCCAATGTGATTTAAAAGCTGGAAATTCATCCCCTTTGCCAAGTTTTCCAACAGCTGGGGTTGAATGCCGGCCCAAGCCCTTCCCCTGCTTGCGTTTAAGGAGTTTAAAGGTTTTATTGGAGCCTGGCAGGGATTTTTCAGGCTCGGCCGAGTTTCACTTGGGCTTTGCTTTGCCGAGAAACAAAGTGAAATTCAGAAACGAAAGCAAAGCCATGGTGTTTGCCCTGGCCGGCTGCCAGCACGGAGAGCCACGCTCGCTTCCCCACCAGCCCACGCTTTCAGCCAGGGATGGGAATCGCTTCATTCCCCGCTCTCAAATCGCAGCTAACTGGGAGCGCGGCATCCCCTGGCTGCGGCAAGGCCGGGTACCGATGCTCGAAGCGCCAGCGTTACCTTTCTGCTGGCGTTGGTGGTGATGGCCAAGCCATTGGGCAGCAGCCGGGCCGTCTTGTGCTTCTTGATCAGCTGAACGGAGACCACCGGGATCACAACCTGGAGGGCAAAAAGACACAGGGACGGGCAGGGACGGGCACAGCACGAGCTCGGGGAGTTTCTTTCCCAAGGTGGAGATTTAACATGCATCGTAATTATGCCCCAAgcagagcagcagcgtggggaTTCGGCGTTTCACAGAGACAGCCTGTTTTTTATTAAAGGTCACAGCATCCCCCCAGCGTTAATCTAGGCTCAGAGGTGGATTCTACTCGATCAGAACAGTGAGGAAACAGGGGAAGCATCGTCCAGCGAGTATCCCTAAGACCCATCAAGAGAGCCCCGCCCCGCAAGCCCAGGGAGggttaaaaataaagcaggacaAAATTTATGGCAGAGTAACTTCATCGAAACCCCGCACTTCCATCAGACATTTGTTTAAAGTGGCTGATATAAATAATTCAGTTCTTCAGCCCAGTTTTAAAGGAAGTCATCTCTCCCCAAGATCCCCGTCAACCACAAGACTAACAGGGAAACAGCAGATTGTAAATCAAGAAGAAAAGCCAAGAGAGATACAAAtccccccccgcggccccgaAACCTTTGATCTTCCTTCAAACGCCGTTGCGGCTTGTAGGAGGTTTTGCATCAGGGAATTTTAAAGCAACCCAGTATTTGGTTTCCCCGGGCAGATGCCGCAGGTGATCAGAGGGGGAGGCACAGCCACACTCCCCTTCGCATCGGAGGCTTTTGACAGCgattttgggtgcaggagggaatAAGCGGGCTGCGGCGTAGCCTGGGCTATGAGCCCTGTGGGACTGGGGTGAGCTGGCCCCCACATTACCTTGATGTCCTTCCCGAAAAGGTTTGCGTAGAAGCAAAGCCAGTTGGGGGAGATGTAAAGCCTTCCCTGGATGAGGATGTCTCTCTGGAGCGCGCAGGAGCAAactgcagggcagagagagggggggCATGGCAGATGGTGTGCCGCATCCCAccgcccccgtccccgtccctggcCGTGCCACCCACCTTTCAGCACGCTCTCCTCCGTCGGGATGTCCTTGAACAGCTTGTGGTACTGGGAGTTGTACTTGCTAGCAGCCTGAAAACGAAGCAGAGCAAAGTTATCCGGTGACCTTGCTGATAAGGAGACCCAGAAAAAACCCTCACCctcctgcaaattaaaataatctcCCTCTCCCCGCACCCGGGACCGGCGCAGCGGGGTCCCACCGGACTGGGAACGGCGGAGCCGAAGGGCTAGAGGAGGGTTGGATGATCCAGCACTCAGCAAACGCTGTGCCATCCTCCCAGATAAACATTTCGCCTAATATCTAGAGTTTATCTAAGGAGGCTGAGCCTCTGCGAGGAGCTTGTTTTCCCCCGGGCTCATCCGCAGGCAGTTTATTTTGCCCAAtggtttctctcctcctcctcgagCCCTTCCCTTATTCGGGGCACGGTGACAACACTTGCTTTGCGCCCATCGCGCCGCGCCATCCAGCTATTTATATTCCCGGTGCCTCTTCAAAGCCTGCCGGCAGCCACGGCAGGAGGCTCGGCAGGTTCGCCCTTAAATAATTCCGTATAGAAGTTAAAGGCTCCAAAGCAGTTCGACGCTTTGCACTAAATCCACTCAATTAGTGCTGTAAGGCGACACAGGCAGATCTGCGTCCCCTGCGCTGGAGGAGGCGGCGCCCCAGACCTCGGGGAGCTCCCTGGGAACACAGACA
The sequence above is drawn from the Rissa tridactyla isolate bRisTri1 chromosome 9, bRisTri1.patW.cur.20221130, whole genome shotgun sequence genome and encodes:
- the SENP8 gene encoding sentrin-specific protease 8; the protein is MDPVVLSYMDSLLRQSDVALLDPPNWLNDHIIGFAFEYFANHQFQEFSDQVCFISPEVAQFIKCALSQEEIAIFLQPLDLLQKKLVFLPINDNSNQVAGGTHWSLLVYFRDKKCFAHYDSHSKCNSVHAKQVAGKLEAFLGKRGGKATFVEEKAPAQQNSYDCGMYVICNAEALCQGYFRDRPEPLLQLLTPSYITQKRSEWKALVTKLAQK
- the GRAMD2A gene encoding GRAM domain-containing protein 2A, translating into MGGRRGGARRAGARGTPAPGSAGPPRSAKLMHEKAAPLKSPEPMHGREKLEASHKEKSLDSLDGSLHLNEALKDEDIKKCHREVAASKYNSQYHKLFKDIPTEESVLKVCSCALQRDILIQGRLYISPNWLCFYANLFGKDIKVVIPVVSVQLIKKHKTARLLPNGLAITTNASRKYIFVSLISRDSVYDVLRRVCTHLQVSSKKSLSLKELTEEPDAVSLVRLRAALGEGRTPTNSPRGQESGRPAPSEVIVPEGKWRKVSPASLSLSLPDADYQCIHRTSISSLSTKESFTSEEPLVSESAINTEEELEVEQSCVAELRPSDYQLLKIFIVLICLLVVSSSYLAFRIFRLEQQLCSLNRDYLSRGHRR